The Phycisphaerae bacterium genome contains the following window.
TGAATATATACAACGCCACGTCCGTGCGGGCGTAGTCGTTTCCCAGGTCGAAGCGAAGAATATCGTCGTTGTTCCAGCCCGCCGTCACGTCGAAAACGTACAGATCATCGACATCGACGGGGCTAAACGCCGCACCCACCATATACAGGGAAATGCCGCTGACCGTGCGATCGTACGTCATCACGCCCGTGGCGGTGTCCACGCGGTAAAAGGCGTCCTCGAAGACCAGCCAGGCGTTCCCCAATGCATCGAAGGCAATGTCGCCGGATTGATTATGCAGATTGAATGTGTCGCCTTCATAGATCAGCCCAACGGAATACAGTACGCTCCCCGTGTTCGGGTCGATGCGGAGCAACTCGTCGGACGCCTCGTCCGTGGCCCAGAGCCGGTTGCTCGTGTCAAACGCCGCACCGAAGATGAACCGGCCGGGCAGCGTCACGCCCGCGCCGGCTACCGCCGTGTCCGGATTCAGCGAGCGAAGCGTCGAACTCACCGGCTCGCCCGGAGCGGACGGTTCGAAAAACCACATCCCCAACGAAACCGACCACGCCAATCCATCGGCGCGCAGTTGGGTTCCGTCGCCGTCGGTGATATAGCCCACCATCGTCGGCGAACCGCCTCTATCCGCGAAATGAAAAAGAATCGACGGGGGTTCGTATTCTTTCGTCCCATCGCCGCTGGCTGACCGGTTCTTGATGCCGTAGACATCCGCGGAAACCGGAGCCGCCATGAAAAGGGTCTGAATCAATATTGCCGTAACTACCGTGATCGTACATGGTTTTAATTTCTCAAGAAACATGGTTGCCTCCTGGGGCTCAGGAAAAACCTGTTATTCATCGCCTGTTTCTGTTTTCCCATCGCAATATGGGGTCCTTCCACCGACGGATTAGTTATGGGAATTTCTCTCTCTTCGGATCAGCGCCAGTCCGCCCAGGGCCAGCAGGCTCATTGTCGCCCGCCGGTTTACAGGTCACAGACACCCGCCAACTTTTATGCTACACCCGATACGAGATATTGTCAAGAGCTTTTTGCGATGTTGAGCATTTTAGCCTTACCCCACACTAGAGCATTTTCATCTTTTTTGTAGCGTATATCCGCAGTGGCGGAAAAAGTTTCTCGCGTCTTTTGGCGTGATCAGCGACATCAGTCGCGGCGTGTCTTGCCACATCGCTTCTCGCGTACGGTGTCGCACACGTCATAGCTCCTGCTTGATTTTCGAAAACGCATTCTCGATCGGCAT
Protein-coding sequences here:
- a CDS encoding PEP-CTERM sorting domain-containing protein, which gives rise to MFLEKLKPCTITVVTAILIQTLFMAAPVSADVYGIKNRSASGDGTKEYEPPSILFHFADRGGSPTMVGYITDGDGTQLRADGLAWSVSLGMWFFEPSAPGEPVSSTLRSLNPDTAVAGAGVTLPGRFIFGAAFDTSNRLWATDEASDELLRIDPNTGSVLYSVGLIYEGDTFNLHNQSGDIAFDALGNAWLVFEDAFYRVDTATGVMTYDRTVSGISLYMVGAAFSPVDVDDLYVFDVTAGWNNDDILRFDLGNDYARTDVALYIFNDMNAGRGDLASPMVPEPASLTILTLGGLALFRRRKG